TTTTAGTCATGCTTTACTAGGATTTCCCCTAGCTACTTATATTGTCTGGCAAAAGCGTAAACAATGGCAACAACTCCCTGATACTATTAACCCTTGGGGTGGAGTTTGTTTACTGATTGCTGCTTGGTCTTATAGTACTGGTGTACCAGATTTTGTATCTTTTTCTTTTGCTTTGATGTTGACGGGTATCTGTCTCTGGTTAAAAGGTGTACCAGGATTAAGGTTACAAGCTTTCCCTCTGGTGTTATTGTGGTTGGGAACACCTAATTTTATTCCCTATTTATTGACTCCTTATACCTTTCCTTTACAGAGATTTATTGCTATATCTATAGGGTTTATTTTATATCTATTTGGTTTTGATATTGAGGTTCAAACCATCTATGTATCAATAAATGGACAAATAATTGAAGTTGCTCCCTATTGCGCGGGTTTGAAAATGTTATTTACTAGTATCTATGCAGCTTTGCTGTTACTGTACTGGAGAAATAAATTAAGCTCAAAAACTATAACTATCTTACTGTTAACAGGAACAGTGCTGATTAATCTTATCGGTAATATAGTGCGCAATACCCTGTTAGCGATGTTTTCTGGTATCCAACAACAAGACTTGTTTGATTTATTACACGAGGGTTGGTGGGGTGATATTTATTCTGGTTTAACCTTGGTGTTGATTTTTTTATTACTTAAAGGGATAGAAAGACTAGAAATAAGTTAAGATTTAGCCAAAGTTTAGATGTGGTGTGTGAGGAGAAATTGTCTAATGTTAAATTTAACCCAGAGTTTAAGTACTCCTTTATTTGGTACTGATGGTATTCGTGGTAAAGTTGGAGAGTTATTGACTCCTTCTTTAGCGCGAGCAATAGGTTTTTGGACAGCTCAAGTATTGCAACAACAAACACAGAGACAAGGTGTGGTAATTATTGGACAAGATTCGCGCAATTCTAGCGATATGTTAGCAAGTGCGATCGCTTCGGGAATTAATGCAGCTGGTGGGGAAGTTTGGCATTTAGGATTATGTCCGACTCCTTGTGTATCATATTTAACTCATAAAACTGAAGCGATCGGGGGAATAATGGTGTCAGCGAGTCATAATCCTCCCGAAGATAATGGTATCAAAATTTTTAATAGAAATGGTCTGAAATTAGCCAAAACCTTCACTCAAGAGATAGAAAAAGGTTTACATTCAGATAAGATAGTAAAGCAAGATATAACTACCTTACAAGCATCTCGTCATAATTTAGTACAAAACTATTTAGAAAGTGTCTTAGCTTCATTACCACCCCAAAGTAGTTTTAGTGGTTTACGCATAGTCTTAGATTTAGCTTGGGGAGCTGCAGTAGAGTTAGCACCTCAAGCTTTTCGTAATTTAGGTGCAGAGGTAATCTGTATCAATGCTCAAGCAAATGGCGATCGCATTAATGTTAACTGTGGCTCTACCCATCTTAATCCTCTTAGAGAAGCGGTAAAAGAATATCAAGCAGATTTAGGTTTTGCTTTTGATGGAGACGCAGATAGAGTCATCGCTATTGATTCTTTGGGAAATATCGTCGATGGTGATCATATCCTCTATTTTTGGGGTAAACATCTACAGCAACAACAAAAATTACCCGATAACCTTATAGTAGCTACAGTAATGGCTAACCTGGGGTTTGAGATGGCTTGGCGTAACTGTGGGGGTAAAATGATTCGTACCGCAGTAGGAGATCAATACGTGCAAGCACAAATGTGGGAATCAGGTGCTATGTTGGGTGGAGAGCAATCAGGACATATTCTCTGTCATCATCATAGTTTCTCGGGTGATGGGTTACAAACAGCTTTACACTTGAGCGCTTTGATTGATAATTGGGGAACTTGTTTACGAGATTTAAGACAAGACAGCTTCCCTAGTTATCCTCAGTTTTTACGCAATGTGCGGGTAAATAACCGTGAAACTCTCAGTCAATGGCAAAATTGCTCAAAAATTACGACTGCGATCGCTCTAGCTGAAACATCCATGGGAAAAGAGGGAAGAGTATTAATTAGAGCTTCGGGAACTGAACCTGTTATTCGTGTTATGGTAGAAGCGTCTAACACTGATATAGCTAGTTACTGGACTAATCATTTAGTTTCAGTAGTCCAACAAGAGTTAGGCGTTGCTTAACAAAATTTAGGGTAAACTATAAAAGGTTTACCCACTCTAAAAAACTAATTTTTAAGATGACAGGTGTCAAACGCAAATCAAAATCTCTCTCAAAAGCAGAAGGAAGTTCTGTCAAAGAAACTTTGGCACAAAAAAGACGCCAAAGAGAACAATTTAGAAATGCTTTTTTAATTATTATATCTAGTTTAGTATTTATTCTCGCTGTTGGTGTTCCTTTAAGTTTATTAATTAATCCCAAAATAGGGTTAAGTATTCCTTTAGCTTTAGTAGTATTTATTTGCTCCTATAAATATCCTCGGACAGGTTTATGGATGTTTTTAATCTATATGCCATTTTCGGGAACTATAACTTATAGTATTGGTGGTGGTAATATTGCTTTTCAATTAGCTAAAGATATTTTTTATCTAGGTGCATTAATTGGGTTAATCCAAGAGTGCAGAAGCAAGAATAAACTCATATTTATTGAGCCTAAACTAAGGGTAACATTGATATTGTTGCTCTTTTTTTGTGCAATGACTTATTTATTTGTAAACTTGCCTAGTGAATTTTTACCCTATTGTGATTCTTTAGGTGAAGAAGATAGATTTTTACGAGATGCAACTGGTGCTTATATTTTAAATCCTCGAACAGGTCTAGTGATTGCTACTCCCTGTAAGCAAGGTTTAACCTCTTTACAAGGACTTTTGGGTTTAAAAGTTTTATTGGGGTATATTCCTTTAATCTTTTGTGCTTATCATTTAATTGAGACGAAAAAAGACCTCATTTTTTTAGGACGTCTTTTATTAGTCTTAACGATTATTTGTTGTTTATTAGGATTATATCAATACCGTTTATTAGCTTCAGGTGCTTGTGATGGTACTCGTTTTATGACAGCGGTAGATATCTATAAACCCCAATTAGAGGCGAGGTGTTTTGTTGGAGGAGCAGTAGCTTTTAATCCGAACCATGCTGTAATACGATTACCCGGTACATTTGTATCACCGTGGCACTGGGGATGGTTTTTAATCGCTAACGCGGGTATTACTTTTGCTACAACTTTTAGCGATCCTTCCTGGAAATGGCGCATAGCAGGGTTAGGAGGAATGACTCTAGTATTTATAAATGCAATAATTTCTGGTCAAAGAATTGCTCTAGTTTTAGTTCCTGTCTTTTTTCTGGTAATGTTGATTTTAACGGGACAAATTTTTAAACTCAGAGCTTTTCTACCTATCGGGTTAGGATTCACTGTATTATTATTCATTGTAGCTACTAGTAATCCTGAGATTTTTCAACAAAGGGTAGATAGTTTTGTGGATCGTTGGAATGCTGCTCCACCCTACATATTTATGCTCAATCAATATAACTGGGCGTTATCACAATCACGAGGTATTTTAGGTAGTGGTTTAGGTTTAGCGACTTCTTCGGGTAGATTTTTAGGAGATATTTTTTTAGTAGAAACTTTCCACGCTCGGATTTTTTATGAAATTGGACTTTTTGGGTTGTTAGCTTTTATGGCTTTTATAACTAGTTTAGTTGTTTATACTTTTAAGAGTTATCGCATTATTCTTGACCCCGTAATTAAAAACTATGCTTCTAGTTTCTGGGTGTTTATTTTGTTGATTAGTTATTTTCCTTATTGGTATCCTTTAGATACTGATCCAGTAGCGGTTTATTATTGGTTTTTTGCGGGAGTCATTTTTAAAGCCGGTTTTCTACAAGAACAGGTAAATAAAGAAACAAAAGCCGAAAAAATTAAAGGTAGGAGGTTTAAACTCAGAAGTCAAAAACAGGGAGTTGTATGAGTGATTTAGTTGTTTCAGTGATCATTCCTACCTATAGTCGTGAAGAGGTTTTAAAAAATACCATAGAATTTGTTCTGCAACAAGATTATTATGCTTTTGAGGTCATAGTTGTAGATCAAACTCAAATACATCAACCAGAGATCGAGAGTTATCTAACCACACAAGCTAGTTTAAATAAAATTCGCTGGTTTCGGGTAGATTGGGCGAGTTTACCTCAAGCCAGGAATTATGGTGTAAGACAAGCTCAAGGTGATTTAATTTTGTTTATTGATGATGACGTGGAATTACCCGAGGGATATCTCAGCGCACACGTTCGTAACTATCTAAATTCTAATGAGATTGGGGCGGTTGCGGGTAGAGTATTGGATCGTTTAAAACTTTCTGAGTCTTCTATAGTAATTGAAGATTTACCACCAGAAGCGATGGATCCCGGTATTGCTTGGTATTATCTAGATTTGGTACACACAATTAAGCCACAGCAGGTAATCTCAGCGCGAGGTTGTAATATGTCTTTTCGTCGAGAAATTTTTACTAAGTATAATCTGTGGTTTGATCAAAGGTTTCGAGGTTCAGCTGTACGGGAAGAATCAGATTTTTGTTTAAGGTTACGTCAAACTGATTATAAAATTTGGTATGACCCCGAAGCTTATTTAGTACATTTAGGGGAAGAGACTGGAGGATGTCATGATCTCAATACGCGATCGCTTCGGTATCAGATTACTTTTTATCACAATCATTTCCTCATGGCTTTGCAAAATTTAACTTTTTCTCAACAATTACGTCTTTACGCTAAGTTATTTGATTGTCATGTTTTGGGGAATCCACCTTGTTATAAGAGTGGTTCTCCTCTAAAAATTATGGTACGTGGTATTTTCTATGTGCTTGGGTTTGTTGATGCTCTCAAAACGTTTCTTTTAGGTAGAATAAGATGATTACTAAAGGGATGAGATTTTCAAGTCGCGAAACCCATTACTGCCATACCTAATGGGAATATAGTTTTACTATTAATCTTAGTAGGATTACACCTATTCTTAGCCAACTTGGTATCAAAATGGTATCATCTGGTATCAGGTATCCTAGATTAGATTCAATAAGGATAGCTAATAGCTGAAGTGCTTACTAGATAAAGGTTAGGCTCACAATCGGGATGACAGGATTTGAACCTGCGACTCCTTCGTCCCGAACGAAGTGCGCTACCAAGCTGCGCTACATCCCGTTTTTGGTTAGAATTTAAATATTATATCACACTAGGAGAAAACTATCAGTGACGGTTAAACCGAGTTGGCTAAGGGTAAAAGCCCCTCAAAATCAGCGCGTTGGTAAAGTTAAGGATATTTTAAGAGATTTAAACCTCAATACCGTTTGTGAAGAAGCTTCATGTCCTAATATTGGGGAATGTTTCCACGCAGGGACAGCGACTTTTTTAATTATGGGTCCTGCTTGTACTCGCGCTTGTCCTTATTGTGATATAGATTTTGAGAAAAAACCTTTACCCTTAGATAGTACAGAACCAACGCGTTTAGCGGAAGCGGTAAAACGTCTCAATCTTAATCATGTGGTAATTACCTCTGTGAATAGAGATGATTTAGCAGATGGTGGAGCTACTCAATTTGTACGGTGTATTCAAGAAGTGCGGCAAATTTCGCCAAACACGACTATTGAGGTACTTATTCCTGATTTATGTGGAAATTGGGAAGCTTTAGGGGTTATTCTCTCGGCTAAACCAGAAGTTTTAAACCACAATACAGAAACAATACCTAGACTTTATCGTCGGGTTCGTCCTCAAGGTAATTATCAGCGATCGCTTGAATTGTTACAACGTACTCGCGAATTAGCTCCTACTGTTTATACTAAATCAGGAATCATGGTAGGTTTAGGTGAAACCGATGACGAAGTACGTCAAGTCATTAAAGATTTACGTCAAGTAGATTGTGATATTCTTACCATTGGACAATATTTACAACCATCAGCCCAACATCTAGGAGTTCAAGCTTTTATTACTCCCGAACAATTTGACGCTTGGCGAGAATACGGCGAATCGATAGGCTTTTTACAGGTAGTTTCCTCACCTCTGACTCGTAGTTCTTATCACGCTGAACAAGTACAAAAGTTGATGGTAGAATATCCCAAAAGTTAAGTAAAATCACTCTGTTAACTAAAATCTAGTCAGTTGTTATACTAGAGAGTTGTTGTTAACTAAACCAGTAACTGAGATGAAAATGATCCCTACTGGTAGATATTACCTGAAAACCTGGAGTAAGTATTTATTACTCAGTTTCTTGGCGATCGCCCTTTGTTTCGTTATAGAAACTTTACAATTTACGGACGTCACCGCTTTAGAGATAGAATTAGCCACTAACTGGCAACAAGCATCATTTCCAGTCGAAAATTTTCAGGGTTACACCTCTGGTTTTGGTTACCGTATTTCTCCAACTACAGGTCAGAGAGAGTTTCACAATGGATTAGATATAGCTGCTCCTTTGGGTAGTTACATACGTAATTGGTGGGGAGGACAAGTGGTGATTTTATCTGACCATACTAACTGTGGTACTCAGATAACTATACAATCGGGAGATTGGCAACATACATATTGTCATCTAGATGGTTATGTAACAGTAACGCCTCAAGGACGTTATCTAGTTGACCCCCAATTAGGGGTAACCGTCACCGAGGGACAATACGTCTCTACAGGTGCAAGAATAGCGAGAGTAGGAATGACCGGACGTACAACAGGACCACACTTGCATTGGGGTTTAAAACATGGTCAACAAGACATTGATCCAGGCGTAATTATCCGTGCTATGTATCGCAGTTCGTGAGATTAATTGGTTAGAATAAAAGTATATGATATATCAATAATCTAAACTAATATGCTCAACGAAAATCAGACAGAAGCAGAAACAGATACCATCAAATCTTCTTGGCTAAAAAATCTCCAAAATCGGTTAAGACAAATTGTAGCAGTAGAGAAAGTTTCCGAAAAAGTAGGAAGTTGGTTTAACGTCTCGG
Above is a genomic segment from Gloeocapsa sp. DLM2.Bin57 containing:
- a CDS encoding phosphoglucosamine mutase; the protein is MWCVRRNCLMLNLTQSLSTPLFGTDGIRGKVGELLTPSLARAIGFWTAQVLQQQTQRQGVVIIGQDSRNSSDMLASAIASGINAAGGEVWHLGLCPTPCVSYLTHKTEAIGGIMVSASHNPPEDNGIKIFNRNGLKLAKTFTQEIEKGLHSDKIVKQDITTLQASRHNLVQNYLESVLASLPPQSSFSGLRIVLDLAWGAAVELAPQAFRNLGAEVICINAQANGDRINVNCGSTHLNPLREAVKEYQADLGFAFDGDADRVIAIDSLGNIVDGDHILYFWGKHLQQQQKLPDNLIVATVMANLGFEMAWRNCGGKMIRTAVGDQYVQAQMWESGAMLGGEQSGHILCHHHSFSGDGLQTALHLSALIDNWGTCLRDLRQDSFPSYPQFLRNVRVNNRETLSQWQNCSKITTAIALAETSMGKEGRVLIRASGTEPVIRVMVEASNTDIASYWTNHLVSVVQQELGVA
- the lipA gene encoding lipoyl synthase codes for the protein MTVKPSWLRVKAPQNQRVGKVKDILRDLNLNTVCEEASCPNIGECFHAGTATFLIMGPACTRACPYCDIDFEKKPLPLDSTEPTRLAEAVKRLNLNHVVITSVNRDDLADGGATQFVRCIQEVRQISPNTTIEVLIPDLCGNWEALGVILSAKPEVLNHNTETIPRLYRRVRPQGNYQRSLELLQRTRELAPTVYTKSGIMVGLGETDDEVRQVIKDLRQVDCDILTIGQYLQPSAQHLGVQAFITPEQFDAWREYGESIGFLQVVSSPLTRSSYHAEQVQKLMVEYPKS
- a CDS encoding glycosyltransferase, which codes for MSDLVVSVIIPTYSREEVLKNTIEFVLQQDYYAFEVIVVDQTQIHQPEIESYLTTQASLNKIRWFRVDWASLPQARNYGVRQAQGDLILFIDDDVELPEGYLSAHVRNYLNSNEIGAVAGRVLDRLKLSESSIVIEDLPPEAMDPGIAWYYLDLVHTIKPQQVISARGCNMSFRREIFTKYNLWFDQRFRGSAVREESDFCLRLRQTDYKIWYDPEAYLVHLGEETGGCHDLNTRSLRYQITFYHNHFLMALQNLTFSQQLRLYAKLFDCHVLGNPPCYKSGSPLKIMVRGIFYVLGFVDALKTFLLGRIR
- a CDS encoding M23 family metallopeptidase, translating into MKMIPTGRYYLKTWSKYLLLSFLAIALCFVIETLQFTDVTALEIELATNWQQASFPVENFQGYTSGFGYRISPTTGQREFHNGLDIAAPLGSYIRNWWGGQVVILSDHTNCGTQITIQSGDWQHTYCHLDGYVTVTPQGRYLVDPQLGVTVTEGQYVSTGARIARVGMTGRTTGPHLHWGLKHGQQDIDPGVIIRAMYRSS
- the crtB gene encoding cyanoexosortase B, translating into MEVKSKSLVLNTSLINYLILGLIAVLYVPILFHWVDGWLNKTIGIEHEYFSHALLGFPLATYIVWQKRKQWQQLPDTINPWGGVCLLIAAWSYSTGVPDFVSFSFALMLTGICLWLKGVPGLRLQAFPLVLLWLGTPNFIPYLLTPYTFPLQRFIAISIGFILYLFGFDIEVQTIYVSINGQIIEVAPYCAGLKMLFTSIYAALLLLYWRNKLSSKTITILLLTGTVLINLIGNIVRNTLLAMFSGIQQQDLFDLLHEGWWGDIYSGLTLVLIFLLLKGIERLEIS